A portion of the Aphelocoma coerulescens isolate FSJ_1873_10779 chromosome 11, UR_Acoe_1.0, whole genome shotgun sequence genome contains these proteins:
- the KLHL36 gene encoding kelch-like protein 36: protein MEGTRQSRICRPHKISESSKVYRWDDHSSLVLQSLNEQRHRGLFCDIVLVVDEQRVPAHRNLLAVCSDYFNSMFTIGMREAHQKEVELFGASYIGLKAVVDFLYGSELSLDGGNIDYVLETAHLLQIWKVVDFCCEYLENEVSEENYLYLQELASIYNLKRLDSYIDSFILQNFGTLSFTPDFLQNISLQKLCQYLDSSDVQQECEHDLLQAALQWLTQYPERENEAYQVLDNIHFPLIPKSDLLHRVKPAVCSLLPKEANCEGFIEEAVNYHNNVTAQPVLQTKRTALRTCEERLLFVGGEVSERCLELCDDTCFLDTRKGQWVAETPLPARRSHHCVAVLGGFIFIAGGSFSRDNGGDAASNLLYRYDPRCNQWIKVASMRQRRVDFYLGAITDMLVAVGGRNENGALSSVETYSPQKDSWTYIAGLPRFTYGHAGTVYKEFVYISGGHDYQIGPYRKNLLCYDYRTDVWEEKRPMITARGWHSMCTLQDNIYSIGGSDDNIETMARFDILSVESYSPQCNQWTRVAPLLQANSESGVAVWEGKIYILGGYSWEEAVFSKTVQVYDKEKNKWCKGTDLPKAIAGVSACVCALKPKTEDKKKKTKTKKHQDRGR from the exons ATGGAGGGAACCCGGCAGAGCAGGATCTGCCGCCCGCACAAGATAAGTGAATCCTCTAAG GTGTACAGGTGGGATGACCACTCCAGTCTGGTTCTGCAGAGCCTGAACGAGCAGAGGCACCGAGGCCTCTTCTGTGACATTGTGCTGGTGGTGGATGAGCAGAGAGTCCCAGCCCACCGGAACCTCCTCGCCGTGTGCAGTGACTACTTCAACTCCATGTTCACCATCGGCATGAGAGAGGCCCACCAGAAGGAGGTGGAGCTTTTCGGAGCCTCCTACATCGGTCTCAAGGCTGTGGTGGATTTCCTGTATGGCAGCGAACTGTCTCTGGATGGAGGAAATATCGACTACGTGCTCGAGACAGCTCACCTGCTGCAGATCTGGAAGGTGGTGGACTTTTGCTGCGAGTACCTGGAGAACGAAGTCAGCGAGGAGAACTACCTGTACCTGCAGGAGCTGGCCTCCATCTACAACCTGAAGCGCCTTGACTCCTACATCGACTCCTTCATCCTGCAGAACTTCGGCACACTGTCCTTCACCCCGGACTTCCTGCAGAACATTTCCTTGCAGAAGCTGTGCCAGTACCTGGACAGCAGCGACGTGCAGCAGGAGTGTGAGCACGACCTGCTGCAGGCTGCCCTGCAGTGGCTCACGCAGTACCCGGAGCGGGAGAACGAAGCTTACCAGGTGCTGGACAACATCCACTTCCCCTTGATCCCCAAGAGCGACCTCCTGCATCGAGTGAAGCCCGCTGTGTGCTCGCTGCTGCCCAAGGAAGCCAACTGTGAGGGGTTCATAGAGGAGGCAGTGAACTACCACAACAACGTGACGGCGCAGCCGGTGCTGCAGACCAAGCGCACGGCCCTGCGCACCTGCGAGGAGCGGCTGCTCTTCGTGGGCGGGGAGGTGTCGGAGCGCTGCCTGGAGCTCTGTGATGACACCTGCTTCCTGGACACCAGGAAGGGACAGTGGGTGGCTGAAACCCCTCTGCCAGCCCGGCGGAGTCACCACTGTGTCGCAGTCTTGGGAGGCTTCATCTTCATAGCCGGGGGCAGCTTTTCACGGGACAATGGAGGGGATGCGGCGTCAAATCTCCTATATAGGTATGATCCCCGCTGTAACCAGTGGATAAAG GTTGCCTCCATGAGACAGCGACGAGTTGATTTCTACCTGGGAGCGATCACTGACATGCTGGTGGCTGTTGGTGGCAGGAATGAAAACGGGGCCCTGTCTTCAGTTGAGACCTACAGCCCTCAGAAGGACTCCTGGACCTACATAGCAGGACTGCCCAG GTTCACCTACGGCCACGCTGGCACAGTCTACAAGGAATTCGTGTACATTTCAGGAGGCCACGATTACCAGATCGGCCCCTACAGAAAGAACCTGCTGTGCTACGATTACCGCACGGATGTGTGGGAGGAGAAGAGGCCCATGATCACTgccaggggctggcacagcatgTGCACCTTGCAGGACAACATCTACTCCATTGGCGGCAGCGACGACAACATCGAAACCATGGCTCGCTTTGACATCCTCAGCGTGGAGTCCTACAGCCCCCAGTGCAACCAGTGGACCAGAGTGGCCCCTCTGCTGCAAGCCAACAGCGAGTCGGGGGTGGCAGTTTGGGAAGGCAAGATTTACATCCTGGGAGGCTACAGCTGGGAGGAAGCTGTCTTCTCCAAAACAGTCCAGGTCTATgacaaggagaaaaataagtggTGCAAAGGGACGGACTTGCCCAAAGCGATTGCCGGAGTGTCCGCatgtgtctgtgccctgaaaCCCAAAACagaggacaaaaagaaaaagacaaaaacaaaaaaacatcaAGATCGAGGAAGATGA